CTAAGCTCTCGCGCACAACACCTCACGTATTTCTCGGCTCAATCCGTTAGACCGTGTCCACGCGGATCCTGTGACATGAGCCCCAGTGATCACGAGGACGAGGGCGCTGCCGTGCTGTGCGGAACGCGGCTGTATGTCACACACGGGCCGGTTGCCCGGTCTCATCTGACAGCCCCCGACGCCCCTTCGCCGGGACGAGAAGGACCATGATCGAATTCCGGGGCCTCCATGCCGAATGACGAACCTCTGGAGGTTCTCCCATGGCTGCTGAGCGAGGAGACCATGTCATGCACTGGCGCGAACGGGCAGCTTGTCTGTACGTAGAAGATCCCGATCTGTTCTTCCCGATAGGACACAGCGGGCCGACGCTTGAACAGATCGAGGAAGCCAAGGCGATCTGCGGCCGTTGCCCCGTCATGGAGCAGTGCCTCAACTGGGCCGTGTGGGTGGAGCAGGTGGAGGGCATCTGGGGCGGCACGACGGAGAGCGAACGTCGTGCGATAAGGCGACTCGAGGCCCGACGGGCGGCCAGGACCAGGGTCAGCACGGTGGCGTGACGGTTCCGGCACCGCGGCTGACCCGTGGCCCGCGACGGAACAGCTTCACAGTCGGCTCTCCGAACCGGCCGGGCCGCAGTCGTAGCCCTCATGGGACCGATGCCGTCCCCTCCCGGGCCTTGCACGGGGATCCTGAGACCGCCCCGTGTCAGGGCTGCCGGGCAGCGTCACGCCCCGCCACGACGAGGATCGCGGCAGTCAGGAGCGTTGCGATGATTCCAGTGCAGAGCACGGGCACGGCCGTGTAGGTGGCGGCCAGGACGGCGACGACCGCGGCCAGGTGGACGATGTCGGTCGGGGCGGATGTCCGCGAGGGGTGCCGGTGCAGGAGCCGGACCAGCGCGATGAAGACGGCCACGGGGACCGTGTACGTGGCTGCGGCCTGCTGGTCGGTGAGGGCTCCGTGACCGGCGGCACGACCGACGTTGACGGCGAGACCGGCGCCGGTGGCGGCGGCGGAGGCGAACAGGGCGTAGTGGCCGTAGCCCCACAGCATCGCGGTGGTGAAGGCGGCGAGTCGGCGTGGCGCGTTCTGATTGAAGTACAGCCACCACAACGAGAAGACCGTGAGCAGGCCGCCCATCGAGAGGAGGACGACCGCGCCGGCGTTGACGTCGGCGTGCCATGCGGTTCGCACGGCACCGGAGGCAGCGGTGACGGACTCACCGAGCACGATGAGCGTGAACAGACCATAGCGTTCGGCAATGTGATGGGGATGCCATGTGGTGTTGGCCGTGTGCTCGGCCCAGACAGGGATGGCGAGTTCAGCCGCGGCGAGAACCACGAACGAGCCGACGCCACCGTCGCCCTGCAGGGCGAAACGGGCCACCCAGCCGATCTCGACAACGAGAATGCCGAAGGCGTAACGCAGGCAGCAGCGCCGGCGCTCGGGATCCGAATGCGCCGCGCGCAGCCATTGACTTGCCATGGCCAGCCGCATGACGACATAGCCCCAGGTGATCACGGTGAAGTCGTCATGCTCGAGTGCCTGCGCGACGCCGCCTGCCATGACGAGGGCGCCCGCGATCTGAACGAGCGTGAGAAACCGGTACGGGACATCGTCGGTGTCATAGGCCGAGGCGAACCATGTGAAGTTCATCCAGGCCCACCAGATCGCGAAGAACACGAGCGCATAGCCGAGGACGCCGTGGCCTGTCCTGCCCGCGGAGAGCTCGTGTTCGAATGCGGAGGCGAGCTGGGCGACGGCCGTGACGAAGCAGAGATCGAAGAACAGCTCCAGTGCGGTGGCGGTTCGGTGCTCCTCGTCGGAAAGACGAGCGAGCATCGGCCGGAACCAGGCAACTCCGACGTACGGTGACTGACTCATGGGGGCAGGTTCCTGCGGTGCGGCGGAGAGAGAACGCGGCGCGGGCCGTGCCGCGGACCGGTGCTTCAGCAACGGCTGGTTCACAACATCCGGCCCGAGAGAGGCTACACCTGCACGACACACTGACACGATGCGTTCCACCACCGAACGCTACTGAAACAGTGTGACGAGGATGCGCGTCACGCTGATGCCTTCTCCCGGCGAGAGGTGTCACAACCGAGCGTCGTGCACGGTCATATGGGTGGAAGCGGTCCATGAGCCTGCGGCGGCGACGGTCGACCTGCCGTTCCCGCGCCGCTCGGTCCGGATGTGGCGCACATCGCCCAGGACGTGCTGTGAACGGCGCGGGCGGGGCCGTCCGGGACGGGCCCCGTGAACGATTCATGAATGGTGGTAGGGGATGGGCGACGGGAGCCAGGGAAACGAAGTGCGGCGAGTGACCAAGGGTGAAAGGGTTGCCGAATGGGCCGGTGGACGCCTGGGCGTGAACAATCCGCTCAGGGCGAAATCGCGAAGAGCCTTTCCGGACCATTGGTCGTTCATGCTGGGAGAGATCTGCCTCTACAGCTTCATCATCATCGTCGTTACGGGTGTGTATCTGACGTTCTACTTCCACCCGTCCATGAAGGAAGTGGAGTATCAGGGCAGCTACGCGCCGCTGCAGGGGCAGCTGGTGTCGGAGGCGTTCAATTCGACCATGCACATATCCTTCGATGTCCGTGGCGGCCTGTTGATCCGGCAGGCCCACCACTGGGCAGCGCTGGTCTTTGTCGCCGCCATGCTCGTCCACATGATGCGCGTGTTTTTCACAGGCGCCTTCCGTAAGCCGCGCGAGCTCAACTGGGTGTTCGGTTTCCTGCTGCTGGTCCTCGGAATGTTCGGAGGGCTGACGGGATACGATCTTCCGGACGACCTCCTGTCCGGAACCGGACTCGCGGTCGTGAACGGAACGATCCTCTCCGTCCCGATCGTCGGAACCTACCTCTCCATGTTCCTCTTCGGAGGTGAGTTCCCTGGAAATGATCTAGTGGCACGCTTCAATACCATCCACGTTCTGCTCATCCCCGCCCTGGTGGTAGGACTGCTTGTCGTCCATCTCCTCCTGGTTCTTCGTCACAAACACACGCAATATCCAGGTCCGGGGCGGAGCAACAAGAATGTTGTGGGTCTGCCGCCCAAGGTACGCGCCGTAAAGTCCGCAGGGTTCTTCTTCTTTGTCGCCGGTGTCATCTTCGTCATCGCTTCGGTCGCACAGATCAACCCTGTTTGGGTGTACGGCCCCTACCGTGCCGACCAGGTTTCCGCCGGCTCGCAGCCCGACTGGTACATGGGCATAGCCGACGGGCTGCTGCGGGTCATGCCCGGCTGGGAGATCGACTTCTGGGGCCACACCCTGGCTCTGGACAACCTGATCCCGCTCGCGGCCGGCGTCGGTCTCTTCCTTGCCATGGGCGCGTACCCGTTCATCGAGTCCTGGGTGACCGATGACGACCGCGAGCAGCACCTCCTCGACCGACCGCGCAACCAACCGGTGCGAACGGCATTTGGTGTCGCATGGATCAGTTTCTATCTGGTGGCCCTGATCGGCGCCGCGAACGACATCATCGCCATCCGCTTCCACGTCTCGGTCGAATCAGTGACGTGGGCGGTTCGCGTCGGCCTCTTCGCCGTGCCCGTCACCGCTTATGCCGTAACGAAGCGGTGCGCACTCGGCCTCCAGCGCCAAGACCGCGACAAAGTGCTGCACGGCCGCGAGACCGGCATCATCAAGCGTTTGCCGCACGGCGAGTTCGTCGAGGTGCACGAGCCGCTCAGCCAAGAACAACTGCACGTTCTCACACAACACGAGCAATACAAGCCGATCGGTCCCGGCCCTGCGGGTGACGGAGGAGGCCCGGATACGGGATCCCGCCTTGCGCAGCTCCTGCGTGCCAGGCTCAGCCGGAGCCTCTACGGCGAAGGCGCGCAGATAACCAAGCCGACCGCGCAGGAGTACAAGGAGATCACCAGCGAACACCGACACTGACACCCCTGCACACGGGTCGCAGAAGCTCCTCGGCGCCTTTCGTGGTAGGGCTTGGACGTGTCCCGCCTGGCCGTGGCCGGCGACTCCGTCGGCACCACCACGGCCGCGCCGCCGACTCTCATGGCCAAGCAGCGCGGTGACGTGACCTTCGTGCACCAGTCGCCGATGCTCAACCCGCTCCGGAGCACGCAGGCCGCAACGGCCGCGGTGCAGCAGGCCATCCACTCCCTGAGCACCGCCCTGCACGGCGACCGACGGCGGCGGTCATGGGGAGGGCCTTCGCCGGAACGGATTCAGAGACACCGGCTCAGACGGTAGTGGCCGAGGGGATCCCGAAGGATCCGCTGGACCTCGACCTGATCGGCCTCGGCCCGGCCCCCGCCCCGGGCCACCCCATCCGGGTCGTTGCCGGCCCGCTGGACGGCCATGCGCACCGCGTGGATCGTGTCGAACGCCCCATCCACAACGTAGTACAGCCACAGGCGCTGGGAGTTGGCGGTGTGGAACTGCAGACCGACCAGCCACTTGCCCTGATTCACGAGGCGGGAGCCAGCGGGGACCCGCTCACCGCCTGCAGGGTCACGCCGGCTGCAATCGGAGGCGCCGGGCCCCGGAACCGTCTGGGCAGTGGGTGTGCCGACCGTGGATGCGCCCTGTGCGAGGTACCTGTCCGTCTGGAGCAACATGCTGTTCTCATCTCCGTTCCGACTCGGGCGATCACGTCGGAAGAGCGGCGTACCGTCCAGATGGGCAAGGGGTGAGGCGATTTGCCCTACCACATACTTGACTGGATGGAACGCTGCTTTGTGACATCGGAAACCACCCTTCTACACCTTTTTGAGTCTTTTTACCGGGCTTTACTGGGCGTGCAAAGGCGCCTTTGACAGCGGCCCGCCGGTCGACATCCGCCGGCGGTGCACCGACTCGAGCCGGGCATCGACTTCGATGCCCGGCTCGTGATGGGCCGAGTGCAGCCGGCGCCGCGCCCACTCAGCGACCGGTGACCGGAATCCGTCACCGTGATCGGCTGCGCCGAGTGCGGTCGCTCAAACGTCGGGACACCGGCCCAGGGCGGCGGAGATGGCGCTTATCCGCTCGTCGACGTTCACGAGTTCCTGGCGAAGCTCGTTGACACGGGTCTGCAGCTCGCCGGCTTCAGCGGCCAGCGACATGACTGTGGCCGCTATGTCGACGCGGTTCTCAGTGGCTTGGGTCATCGTGTGTCCTTCTGCGGGGGAATCCCAGGTGCGTCCGGTGATGAGAACTGCTGGAGCATGCGACGCAGGGGGAGCCCGGCGGCTGATGCGCCGACAGGCAGCTCTCCTTGCCGACCGTGAGGACGTCGATCCCGGCTTCAGTCAGTTCGATTGTGGAAAGACGTTGTTCGGTGATAGCCACGCTCTGCTCCGATTGCCTGGGGTGTCACTCACTACGACCAGGCCCTCCCCGGATCTGTGACACCTTTTCGCTGGCGCCGTCGTGAACTCGTCCGAAGACGCCGCTCACTGACCGGCGTCACGGCAGGATGCGGTCCAGGGGGATGTCCGGGTCGGCCGAGGAGCACGTCGTCGATGTCCGCCCCGGAGGTGATGAGGGAGGGACCGGATCGGGCCGGCAACAGGACGCTCTACATCAACCCCTCCGAGTGCGTGGACTGCCGTGCCTGCGAGCCGGTCTGCCCGGTCGAGGCCATCTTCTACGAGGAGGACGTGACGCCCCTGCGCGGGGGCGGCGGGGGACTGTGCCGGGCCGGGTCATTCCGGCACAGCCCGGCTGTGGGACGCGCGGGGCCTCGCCGCCACAGTGGGCACGGTGACGACCGTGGCCTCGTTGGTCAGGAGACGGTGCACAGGACAGCGCCCGGCAACTGCCAGCAGTTGCCTGATGTGGGCAGGTTCCAGATCGCCGGTCAACCGGATGTTCTTGACGATCTGTCCTTGTGGATCGAACCGCACCGCCACGTCGACTTGGTCGAGCTGCCAACCGTGCCTGTCCGCGAACGCCCGGACGGTCATGGAGGTACACGCCCCGAGCGCGGCCAGAAGCAGTTCTCCGGGGGTCGGCCCCGTATCGGTGCCGATGGGCTGGGGTTCGTCCGCGGTCAGCGTATGAGGGCCGACCGCAAGGGAACGGGCGAGGCGCGGGCCTTCACCTACGGACACGATGCGTGCGTTCATCAGTCTTCCTCTCGGGCGAGGCGGACCGCCGTGCGGCTGGTGATCACCCAGCGGGGCGGAGTTGCGTCGGGACGCTGTGGCTCGTCCCTTCACTGCTAGGACAGGAAGGCTCACGCTCGTGTGACACGTTTTCCACGACAGGAGTCGTCGTGTGCCGGCATGCGGCACACGAAGGCTACTGAAACAGGCTGGAACGGCACACGGCTGAGCAGGCAGCCGGGCCGGAGGTCAGGAAGCCAGCGTGATGGTTGTCGGCGTTCCCTGCCAGGCCATCCTCGCGTAAGGGCACAGCGAATCGGCCTTGCTCAGGAGCGGGGCGGCGATCTCAGGATCGATGCCGGGCCACTTGACCACCAGGTCGACGCGCAACAAGTAGCCGCCGTCTCCCGGGTCGCGCCCGAAGGCCACGGTTGCCTCCACAAAGATCGCGGCGGCGTCGAGCGCGGCCTGTCGTGCCACCAGGCTCAGCGCCCCGTGGAAGCAGGCGGCAAAGCCGGCGGCGAACAGCTGCTCGGGATTCGTCCCCTGGCCGTCTCCCCCCAGTTCGGCGGGCATGCGCAGGTCGAGATCCAGGACTCCGTCGGCCGAGCGTGCTCTTCCCGAGGCTCGCCCGTGACTCGCTGTCCCACCGCTCACGGTCACCGTCGTGGTGTAGAGGGGGGCGAAGAACTCCCCGTCGAAGTCCTTGTCGGTGGACAGGTTGGGC
This window of the Streptomyces sp. NBC_01275 genome carries:
- a CDS encoding WhiB family transcriptional regulator: MHWRERAACLYVEDPDLFFPIGHSGPTLEQIEEAKAICGRCPVMEQCLNWAVWVEQVEGIWGGTTESERRAIRRLEARRAARTRVSTVA
- a CDS encoding Ohr family peroxiredoxin codes for the protein MTVSGGTASHGRASGRARSADGVLDLDLRMPAELGGDGQGTNPEQLFAAGFAACFHGALSLVARQAALDAAAIFVEATVAFGRDPGDGGYLLRVDLVVKWPGIDPEIAAPLLSKADSLCPYARMAWQGTPTTITLAS
- a CDS encoding OsmC family protein, with product MNARIVSVGEGPRLARSLAVGPHTLTADEPQPIGTDTGPTPGELLLAALGACTSMTVRAFADRHGWQLDQVDVAVRFDPQGQIVKNIRLTGDLEPAHIRQLLAVAGRCPVHRLLTNEATVVTVPTVAARPRASHSRAVPE
- a CDS encoding low temperature requirement protein A, producing the protein MLARLSDEEHRTATALELFFDLCFVTAVAQLASAFEHELSAGRTGHGVLGYALVFFAIWWAWMNFTWFASAYDTDDVPYRFLTLVQIAGALVMAGGVAQALEHDDFTVITWGYVVMRLAMASQWLRAAHSDPERRRCCLRYAFGILVVEIGWVARFALQGDGGVGSFVVLAAAELAIPVWAEHTANTTWHPHHIAERYGLFTLIVLGESVTAASGAVRTAWHADVNAGAVVLLSMGGLLTVFSLWWLYFNQNAPRRLAAFTTAMLWGYGHYALFASAAATGAGLAVNVGRAAGHGALTDQQAAATYTVPVAVFIALVRLLHRHPSRTSAPTDIVHLAAVVAVLAATYTAVPVLCTGIIATLLTAAILVVAGRDAARQP
- a CDS encoding cytochrome bc complex cytochrome b subunit is translated as MGDGSQGNEVRRVTKGERVAEWAGGRLGVNNPLRAKSRRAFPDHWSFMLGEICLYSFIIIVVTGVYLTFYFHPSMKEVEYQGSYAPLQGQLVSEAFNSTMHISFDVRGGLLIRQAHHWAALVFVAAMLVHMMRVFFTGAFRKPRELNWVFGFLLLVLGMFGGLTGYDLPDDLLSGTGLAVVNGTILSVPIVGTYLSMFLFGGEFPGNDLVARFNTIHVLLIPALVVGLLVVHLLLVLRHKHTQYPGPGRSNKNVVGLPPKVRAVKSAGFFFFVAGVIFVIASVAQINPVWVYGPYRADQVSAGSQPDWYMGIADGLLRVMPGWEIDFWGHTLALDNLIPLAAGVGLFLAMGAYPFIESWVTDDDREQHLLDRPRNQPVRTAFGVAWISFYLVALIGAANDIIAIRFHVSVESVTWAVRVGLFAVPVTAYAVTKRCALGLQRQDRDKVLHGRETGIIKRLPHGEFVEVHEPLSQEQLHVLTQHEQYKPIGPGPAGDGGGPDTGSRLAQLLRARLSRSLYGEGAQITKPTAQEYKEITSEHRH